The DNA segment atttgttttttttttaaaaaaaaatgtgaggcCATAAGTATAGatacttagaaaaaaaactacccTTTTAATCATGCAATGCACAACTTCTGATACCCGTATAATAGTTTCACTTTGATTGCAAATATGCcgcataagagcaggtacaatagcagactattagtcaactataaatatattttaatgagataataaatgagagagaagagcagcgggctatagatctgtagccagttgcagcacggactccaagacgcaatgtgtgtatgacaggtggaacaatatatcaataatatagtaagcaactatcgtatgaattggctattagatcggttatagatgaattggagctagtagtgggctatactattaaacttgctctaataaccTGAGATGAACTATGCAGGCTTGCTATTGAGAGTTTGTCCATGAGAACCATAGAGATAAGGTGAAGTCTTGTCTACTTTAATATATATAGGGCTCTACTTTAATGAAGTAATCATGGGTAAAGtcttgtccaaaaaaaaagtaaaattaatGCACCTTATATTTTTTTGCATGGAGTGAGAATTTTGTATTGTTTGTATGGAATGATACTCCATAGAACTATTAGTGGAGAGCAGCATAAAGATACACGAGTTAAGGATACTCATTCATCGAGTTACACCCCTGTTTGCATATCATTTAGTTTTTACATGCCTCAAGGCAAGTTCGATGTAACAATGTGATATGATAAAATATCCACTCAGATTTTgactactttctccgtcccataaaaaaccaacgtagtattggatgtgacatatgctagtactacgaatctagacatacctCTGTTCAATGTATCACATCCAATCCTAGATTCCTTTTTTCTCAGGACAAAGGGAGTATGCTTATGTCACTCAGATTGTGCTTTTTTGTCCTTTTGGAAACATTGTGATTGTGTCCTGTTTAAATAATTAAATCGATGTTTTTGTTGGTACCATTCACTTGTAAAATAATTCAAGAGGGCACATACTCGCGTCTTTGAGCAAGAGTACAGTCGATATTTGAGTATTGATTTGCACAAGTAGTATTAGTGGCATTTTAAACCgtatagattatttttgtaCTAGTATATAGAAGCAATTgaaaagaagcagcagcagtaagTCCCAAAATCAAGGATTAATAATCTGAAATAATCATACAGTGCCGTCGATAATTTAAATGTTCGTtgctcaaaagtcaaaacgCCAGCATCTTTAATCAGAATCAGACGCATCTCATTCCGTCGCATTGAGCTTTGCCTGAAGCACTTTCTCGAGCTTCGCCTGGTGCTTCTTCCCATAACGATGGTCAGAGAGCACTTTCTCGCTGTTGCACTGCAGTTTGCAGATCTCGCAGGACAACTGCAAATTCTCCTGTTTCAGGTGCTTCTTCCCAGTGAGATGGTACGCGAGCATCCTCTCGCCGGTGCACTTCACGCTGCAAACCTTGCAAGAATACAATTCCAAACTCAAACTCTCCGAGGTTGCACTGGTGAAGCTAGAGCCATCTGAAGATGGTGCCCGGAGATTCAGCTGGTGCTTCATGACCTTGAGATGGCTCTGCAAGTCTGACAGACAGGTGAACTTAGCTTGGCAAACTCTGCAGATCAgtgttgctgccgccgccttggTTCCCTGTGACTCTGGATTCACTGAGCTCTTCTTGCTTTGTTCCAGTAAGGCCTGGGTATTCGCTTGATGCTTCTTCCCCTTCAGGTGGGTATCGAAATCCCACTCGCCGTTGCAGCTGATGTTGCAGATGCTGCAGCCCCATCTTGCtgctgcaccgggagaaggttTCGCCGTCGTTCTCGCCATGGCCTTGGTTGTCTTCTCCAGTGCTGCGACTTTGGACTGGTGCTTCTGACCTCCGCAGTGATCACGTAGGTTGCGCTCGCTGGTTGTTCGAACCTGGCACACGGCGCAGCTCCATGCCGAGGGTGGCATCGACTTCTGAACTGCCGGTTCAGATTTCTCTGAAGGCGATGGTTTCTTGGCCGGTGTAGCCTGCTTGAAATGCAGTTTCAGTAAACCATTAGAAAATGAAGTTGAGACCAATTACGAAAATACAAGTaaattagctagctagtgcaAGTGCACACTAATTAACCCCAGTATTACTGAGTTTGAAAGAACTACATTAATGTGTTGACTACCTtgaaactgaaaagaacaaagaCGAAGTATAGACTGATCGAACAGGTTTGTTTTCTTAACAATACTCTGATACATGTAGAGACACAAAATTGATGGGTCATGGATATGACTCAAAAACATGATGGCATATACAAGTTTCTCACCACAGTTGTAATAGTctttccggcggcggcggcggcggcgtgccggggCGTCGGCGACTGCGAGACATCGCGCAGAGCCATGGCGCGCTCTATCTtggcgagctcggcgacgaTGATGTCCTTCCGGAGGCGATCCTGCTGGAGCTGCGACAGCAGCGCGTccctcaccaccaccagcgAGTCTCCTGCAAGTATATGCACCAGCcattgttgatgatgatgttcTTCGTGATTGATTAAGCACGACCAACATGTCTAGTGCCTAAACTACAACTAACAAGGCTTAAACGCAGAAGTCTATCGAGTGCCGATCCAAGATGGACATGTTTCTTCTCTGTTTTTGTAACGAAATAAGAAACAAACagttttgatgaaacttttctGCATCAGAATCTATCTGTCACACAAGCAGATCTGTGCTAATTACCTGTATAGGGTATATCCGTTTTGAAATCGACATTTTTATCTGCCATGCATGCAAAGTGGATTCATGGCATGAAAAAACGTTAAGATCAAATCGCATCGCATCTGATAATCTAAACAACCAAGGGACACGGAAAGGGTCATCTGTTTTTACTAGCGTTTTACTATACATCGTTCGGTTCTAAGCTCCAATTTTCCAGCGAAGAAACGGCCATGGAGACGACAGTAGAAGATGTTGATAGACTAGAGAGCTTCGTCGATGCATACCGTGCGACGGAGCGTCGGCGAAGTCCATCGGCCGATCAGAGGAGCGGTGCACCGGAGAAATCGAGAAGAGCAGAGAAAAAGCAGAGCGCAGAAGCAGAATGGTGAGTGGGGCGGCTTTTATAGGAATCAATTGGGCCGCGTGACCAGCTAATGATATAGAGATTAATAGCTGATTTGTTCTCAGTTTCTCACACACTCGTCGCGTTTGCAATGATTTGCTTAGAGGCAAAGGAAAAACGAAGCGTCACATTAACGCGCAAAAAGGAAATAATGGTCGTTTAATTCAGACTCATCGTAATAGGGAAAGCGAATACTCCACATTGGAGATTACGGCTGGTTCACTGTTTCATACTACTCCAGTACTAGCACTAGTAGCGTCGGTCAAATTACTAGCGCTAGCGATATCCGCATTGGAAATCTTCGAATACGTGGCCGGTAATTAAGACACTGGGAAGAACTAGAGGTGGTTGCTTTCAATGAAGCGGCGGGGATGCCGGTCAAACTTTGTACTCTCTCTATctatttttatctatttttagtagttatatttttaaatctaaaaattttatttttgatagacatatttcaatccaacaatctattctcttaatgactttctcagatttaatgcgtgactctccattcttccacacatgattagCTATATGAGCAttgaaaaatgtaaatattaatgaattgatTGTTTACGATGAATGagtagtagcatgtttaaatgaatgataagtagaattacttatcacTGGtttgtgtgtcaagatgaaatgactatcaaaagtagatgtaAGGAGTACTACATAGTCTACATGTGGACAATGCAAAAGAGAAAAGTTAAGGGCCCATTTCATTCAAAtgaaattcatataaattttagaggatctcattcctataggaatttttcctatacagtcctttgaatcaaatgaataGATGCTATAAAATCtaatgaaattcctatggaatgcttAATACTCCATGCAAGTTTTAGAGGAATTCTAActtgaggtagaacctcatggaaactttccttcgagtctttatctctcttctaattcctgcgtttttcctgtggtccaatcaaacagtcattcctgtgtttttgcAATTATCTGTTTTATacttatatttctattaaaatcctacgtttttttcctattcctacgttttttcaaTTCTacgatttaaaggggccctaagtttttttagaaaacataaaTTTACATGTGTAAAACAAATAATCCTAGATAATAATCCGTTGTCCAAAAAGAGCTAAAACTGTAGCAAGGTGCCTTGGAGGATGGCCTAGAGGCCGTAACTAAATTTGAAATGTTTGAGCAAATCCTATATACTTAGAGGATGCGTTCGGGAGGaggaacccctcctccccgacAAGCAAAACGAAGCACGTATTATTGCATttaaattaagtattaactattttttttgaaaaatagattaatatgattttttaaaacaacttttgtatataaatttttgctAAGATAACTTATGCTAAGATTTGCTTAGAATCATATCAAGCTAACAAAAGATACTTGAGTCAATAATCATATAGCTATTTGCCAAATTCGGGTGAAGATTCACCAATAAAATCAATAGTTGATAGAATTAGTAGTTGTGAGGTCTTTATCTTGTTTGGTTTGTATTAATTTGCTTCTACTTTtagtttttaactttgactacaTACTTCTTGTGTGAGTTTGCTTTTGTGTTAACCTTAAAATAATTGGATGTAGGTCTTGAGCAAAGGCCGAGATGCTTCATTCAATTATCTAAAAACAGATTTGCTTAGGATGAGGTTTTGTAAAATTGTAGCATCAAAATACCTAAGGTTACGTGCTGTACGCCCGCATGCCAAAATCTCCGTAGTTCTGCAAAATTTATCCTTCAACCTCATACAActtaatttttagagtttttcTCATTGCTTGGTATTTTTTAATCTGAACTTTTGCACCACTAAGAATAGAaggaaatattgtttttttaataagcaGAATACACTATAGTATAAAGTACAGAAGATTTACCCCAAAAATTTACACCAATCATGACTTATAAGCATCAGGTTAAAAGTTAAAACCCTCtttggccttgtttggatcctctaGGCTATTAAATATTCATCTGGAATCTTgttatttagaagtattaaacgtagattaacgACAAAatcgattccataacccctaggctattttgctaGACGAATCTAAttatgtatattaatccataattagcggctaattactgtagcatcactgtagcaaatcatggattaatatacctcgttagattcgtctcgcaaaatagcctagagcttatggaatgagttttgtcagtaatctacgtgtaatactcctaaatagcaagattccggagggctatttaatagctctCCGGATCCGAACAGAGCCTTTGTTTAGGTTTACTAGCTTTTAAGCCAACTCTTTTGAATGGAGGATGTTTTTGTAAGACAGTGACTTCGAAGCCTGAGTTTAATGGTCGAGTAAAAACTACACTTTCCATAATCCCAAAAAACTACTGTGACATGTAGTTTTTTCTTATGGCTTAAAAAGCCGAAGCAATaaattgatttgtttgtttaggcttagacttttcatAAATCGATcgtataagcctaaacaaacatgCCCTAAACAATCTTTCCTTCAAACAAAATGGTAATTTTTGCACTGCTGCAGGTCTGCGGCAAAGCGGCAAGCTTGTACTGTGTCCCATCATCATTACATGAAAATGGAGTTGTGCCGCTCCCTGTGCCTCTTCCCGGCGAGATGCGACGCCATCATCTTCTCGCTGCTGCACCTCACTTCGCATATATCGCAGTAGTACATCCGATTCTGGTGGTGGTGTGCACTGCTGTTCCATTCAGATGCCTCTGGCTTCTCGGTCTTCTTCTCCGCGGGCTGCGCAGCTTCAGTGGTGGCCTTGTTCCCCGATCGCAATGGCGCGAGGTTAGACCGGTGCAGGAGGGATGCCCGGTGCTCAACCAGCGCCCTGGGAGAAGTCATGGTGACCTTGCAGAGGGAGCAAGTGATGGAGCTCCCCTGGGACCTCGGCTTCTTTGCCAGTGAGGTTCCTGAAGCCAGCTGCCTCTTCACACCAGAGGATCTCCTTTCTGGTGTAAGCTGTTCCAGAGCAAGTTTGTTATAGAGCATCAACACAACAGTATCATCTCAAATATCTTATCTCAGATAGGCAAAGTGATAAATAAGGCCAGATGTGTGAACGATGGTAATCCTACAGTTTAACTAACTAAATATATACTAATACTACTATAAATTGTACACTGCAACATTAAAGATGAAACTTGCTGATTTTGAATAGACATTTTATCCTACACCTTTAAATTTCCACCTGTTCAGTTGCTTACCTCAATCTGCCCGTAAAAGTAAACACAACGAAAACTGATATAGTTTTTCTAGCTCTCCACACACAATTCCTGATCTGCAAGTAAAATGCTAGTAGATCATTCTTGAACTTGATATTGTAAGCTAAAATCCCACATAAATGGGCCTTGATTCCTATAAGTGCCTATGGATTTGTAAACAAGCTAAGATGCTGGTGAAAGGTCGATACAAAGAAATATATAGCGCAAGTGTACACTGTACAAGTGTGGCACAGTATGGCAATATGGAGTATGGGCACATGCAAACATAATCTGAACAGCATTCTTGATAGGTAAACATGAAAAGGCAGCAAAAACTGGGGAACAACAGTAACGGAAGCGAATCACCTCATCATTGGACCCTACTCGCTTCTGCTTGTCCAATGTTGCAATCTCCTGATCTGCCGGCTTATTATCTTGATAACGCTTCTGGACAAGTTCATCGGTGTGGTCTCCAGAGATGGATTCTGTAGGTTTTGGCTGCTCGGTGCTCTTGCTTACATTCATCTCACCCAACAGCTGCCTGCCATGGCCGTCGATGGCGAAATCACCTTCCTCACCCTTCTGACCAATGCAACCTTGCCCTCCTGGTGTCGCCCCCTTGCCGAGCAACGCCTGGTCGGCATCAGCATTGGCCGCAGTCTGGACAATGGCATCTGCCTccaccttcgccaccgccgcaggCTCCTTGGCCGGCAATGGTGTGGACTGCTCGACATGAGGAGCAGGCTGCACTGGAGGAGCCATCGCCGGTGACCCAGATGGCATACAAACGGCCTCCGCCGCAGGCGACTTGATCGGCACTGGTGTGGACTGTTCGACATGAGGTGCATGCCGCACCGGAGGagccatcgccggcgacccgGATGGCTCCCCACGTTCCTGCCGCTCGTCATCGTCGGCCGGCCATCCCCGCgcaatcggcggcgacggagagcgCTCCACGTGCGGGTACACCGGGGGTGTCACCGCCGACGGGCTCCGGCGCCACCACGGGGTGATCTCCTCGTCACCAGAGCGCGGCGCCGAGAGGGCACCGTGCGCGTGCGCGTTCGCGTTCGCCTGCTCCTCCCACGGCGTGCTCCGCCACGCGTACTCCCGCGCCGGGAGCAGGTCGCCCTGCGGCCACGGGAGCGGTGGCGTGGCGGGGTGGCCGCGGGCCGCCATGGCGCGCTCCGTCTCGACCAGCTGGCACAAGAGCATCTCCCGGTGGATCTTCGTCTTGTGGAGCTCCCACAGCAGCTCCTCCCTTTGCCGCCccagcgccgccgtcaccgcgtCCCCCTGCGCCGGAGCCGGGCTAGCTTCGCGTCCTTTGCCCATGAACACAACACcatcaaaatcaaaataaaaaataaaaaataaaaaataaaatcactaACCCCGCTTACAACTACTGCATCATGAAAACAAATCTTAGCATCATTCACTACCAATCTACCACCAGATCATCATTTGCAACAGAGATAATGCGATTCGtagccaaaaataaaaaaaaaaatcgcacaACGAATTTGGGGGAATACCGAGGGTTTGGGAGTTGGGATTGGTTACCGCTCGGCGGGGTGGAGTCAgggaagcggaggcggcggcggtcgtcgtcgtcggcgggaTGGGAGGATTGGCCGCGGCGGGGGAACTCCATTGGCGAATCCAGACGGGTTCGGCCGGCGGAGGTAGGGTTTTAGCCTTTTAGGCGAGAGTTGTGAATGCGATGAGGCGGGTGGGCGGCGATGCAGCCGCGCACACGATGTTTTGGaaagttttgaactttttggGGGGCGTCCGCTTCTTTTTGATTTGGGCGTGGGTTCCGGACTTCCGTTGTGTGATCTTCAGAAGCGATGATTTGCGAGAAAAATAATGTGTGGGTAATTTTCTTCAGACAACGGTATCATGTTGTAACAGGATACCATCTATAAGACAGTATGATACCTGTTTTGGTACCAGCTACATGGTACCTGATATCTGTGATACCTATTACCCGGTACCTGTGATACCTAGGACCTGATACCTGTGATACTCGTACAAGAGAATACTTAATATGTCTATCCCGTTGCAACGGAATCCCGTTTTGTAGCAGTCCTCAATTTTCTTTTATATCGATTCGagatttataaaaataatggttgaaaaaaaaactacgattaaaataatcaaaattaagatttaaaatttaaattttggttacgACTGATAAGCTAAAGAGCATGATCGTTTTCTACCGTGTtagtccaaagtccaaactagGGGATTTTTCAATGCAATCTTACGTGAGCTGAATTTTATATACAGctttatatattaatattaaatttaggagtgaatttcatattataaatttgatgttttgtttttatatgtACAATTATACTTGTATGCAACTAATACTGTGCATCTACTCCATTTAACGGGGTAATACTTGTATAATTATACTTGTATGCAACTAATACTTGTATGATTTAATCTACTCAATTTAACggggtaaaatttattttatttttcttaataatttCTAGTCTTACCGAACACAATGGCGAAGTGTGTAATTAGTAGCTAATCTAGTGTGCAGATCAGATTTTCACCCGACACCTATCATCATCTTAAGAAATGCGGGTGAAATGCGGGTGTTTTGTTCCGTACTTCCGTtcttatgaaaaataaattaaccgTCGTAAAAATTCTGCAGATGATGCGGGAGTACTCGCTCCGTACTTATAAAAGAAATTGTTTTGGATAGAGATACGGttttcaaaacacaactttgactttttttcttataaaaatatttattgaaaagtgatatatgtatattttttaaaagtatttttcaagacaaatctattcatataatttttatatttccaAACTTAAtaatttgagagttattcatgatttatatgtCCAAGGTTTAACTTGAAaattgtccaaaacgacttcttttataAGTATGGATGGAATACTTCTCTTTCTCGAAGAGAACTTGTGGGCTTTTCTATCTCCTGTTCAATGCCTCTCCTGACTTGATGCCACGTGCATTCAGGGAACAGCAGTCAGAAAAGGCGAATGCGGATATCACTGGGCAGACGGAGAGCTGATAATTTTTTCATCCTGTCTCACGAAATAAAATGAGtgaaatatttggacatatatatatatatgaagtattaaatatatacagaaaaaattaattagttagattgcgtataaattgcgagaaatataatgctacagtaaatatttttaataacggattaattagacttaataaattcatctcgtagttttatagacggattctgtaatttattttattattagactatatttaatactttaaatatgtgtctgtatatcTAATGTAATGCGGCGAAAATTTTCACACagcctaagggtgtgtttggtagAGTTGTGGCTTTTGGAAAAGCTGCTGTGATCTGTGGACTGTGGAAAAGCAGCTGTGTAAAATAAACTGTGGGAAAAGCAGAAGTCCGTTTGGTTAGAGCAGCTGTGAAACTGTAAGTTGTATAAGAAATACCTGTAATGCCCCTAATGGCATGCATGACTGTTTATATACAAATTACTCGTACAAACCTAATCTATTcaatattttgtatttaaaaggccaatttgtagaaaaaatgtattaagtttttcatcaaaatatattagtttttCATCCATCAAAGTGATATGGTCCACATAAACAGAGCAAAAGATAAATGGTTCATAAAATGATGCCATATCTCAAAATAACTATCCTCCTCTTGTCGATGGTGTGAAAACACTTCCTGATGTCGAATTCCAAAAACCAGCGAGAGTTTTTTGGTTCACTTGTCACCCGATTTTTCTGcaaacttgaaaacaacatTTTTCCAACCGGTAGTGGTGAAAATTCCCATGGGTATATTCCCAGCTTCTATCTCTTCTTTGCAAACATCAAACAAATGCCTTACAAAATCATCACCCCAATCTGCCTTGTCACCCATTCTTGAACCaaataaatttttcttcaaTCAATTTGCAggccaaaaatcaattttctgtAATATTCTAGGGACAACACATGCATCAACACAAGAGCAGGGGCAGGGGCGATTCGGCCTCACCTTTCAAACCGGCTGGAGCAGCGGCGAAGGCATCGGAGCAGCGTCGGGCGGCGTCGAGCAGGGGTGTCTTCAAGCAGCGTCGAGCAGAGGTGGCTTcggcgcggcgtgggcggcgtcgGGTGGGCGACGGGGAGACGGCCACCGGGCGAGCGACAGGGAGACAGCCGTCGGTCGTCGGGCGGCCTGGGGCGGCGTTGGGTGGCGTGGGGGTGGGCGACGGGGAGACGGGCGTCGGAGCATGCCGGCGCCGGGCGACGCGGCTCGCGACGACgggagcacgccggcggcgggagcatgGGCGGCGCGCGCTGGCGGTGGCGCAAACCTAGTGCCGCGTCGAACTGCGAATGGCTAGGCACTCGGTCTGGCGAGAAGGGGAacgggaaagaaagaaaaaatgcgAATCGTTTTTTCATAATGGCATAGatggataatttttttctctcaaaaggCAATGAAAGCAGGGATAGGAACTACTTTTGGATTTGTACTACACTAAAAACAGCTTTGGAGCAAAAGTAATTGTGGCTTTTAGCCCTTTGATTTGTTTTTGGCTTTTGTATAAGTAAAAGCAGATTGAAAAGCACACACACCCTAAAACACGTGGCGCGTATCACAAAACTCACCCCCCAAATGCCAGAGGTGGCGCGCCAAGTGCCATAGGTGGGCGCGGCGTGGTCGCGTGGAGGGTGAGCCGTGAACACGCCACGGCGTGTGCGCCAGTCACACGGACGAGGGCCCAAATCAATGTCCAGTAACGAAAAAGAAATATTCTAACTATTTCGTCAAAGCATTTAAGTATTTAACCTACCTCCTTAACTATTTTTCAGTCTTTTTGCACCTTACAGTACACTATTAAAAATGATTcactattaaaattttgataatggCATTATCAATGGTTGTAAAAAAATTACCTTAAAATACAAACTGTACAAATTAAAAAGGAGAAATTTTATCAATGGGTAAAATGAATCATTTTCGATGGTTTTGTGGTAAAATAAGCTAAAACATACTTTGAAAGATTAAGTGACCCAATGAAATAGTTAGGATAAAATTAAAtacacttttttctttttcgaacCATAGTACAAACACActtatatatgcatgtgcatATTTACTCGTATAAATACGTACATACATCCTATATTAATATGATCACCTTAAGGTTAACGTAGTAACCACCTAGGTTTACATTACTGAATACGCCGTGGATGCCGGACGCTGGCGATATGACGAAAATCACGAAAgtcattcaaaaaatttatagttTTTGGATAAATTGAGTAaagaaaatttgaattcaaatcctAGAAGTCCACTTGGCACGCATCAAAATCCGGTTGAGTTATCGAAATTCCAAGCAAGATGAGCGAAATTTCAGATGCCAACAGACTGCGTGCGAGAGAAAGAGCATACAAATAGAGAAACATACAGGCTCAATATAGGCCTAACCGGTCTGTCATGCTTCATGGTCTCGGCCCaatatgcaaatgcaaacttctttttttatttacgTCAATTGAggtttcttgaaaaaaaaaaagagactacTTTCAGGATTTCCCCCCTTTTTTATGCAAATgcagtttattattttt comes from the Oryza glaberrima chromosome 9, OglaRS2, whole genome shotgun sequence genome and includes:
- the LOC127784679 gene encoding uncharacterized protein LOC127784679 gives rise to the protein MDFADAPSHGDSLVVVRDALLSQLQQDRLRKDIIVAELAKIERAMALRDVSQSPTPRHAAAAAAGKTITTVATPAKKPSPSEKSEPAVQKSMPPSAWSCAVCQVRTTSERNLRDHCGGQKHQSKVAALEKTTKAMARTTAKPSPGAAARWGCSICNISCNGEWDFDTHLKGKKHQANTQALLEQSKKSSVNPESQGTKAAAATLICRVCQAKFTCLSDLQSHLKVMKHQLNLRAPSSDGSSFTSATSESLSLELYSCKVCSVKCTGERMLAYHLTGKKHLKQENLQLSCEICKLQCNSEKVLSDHRYGKKHQAKLEKVLQAKLNATE
- the LOC127784677 gene encoding uncharacterized protein LOC127784677 codes for the protein MEFPRRGQSSHPADDDDRRRLRFPDSTPPSGREASPAPAQGDAVTAALGRQREELLWELHKTKIHREMLLCQLVETERAMAARGHPATPPLPWPQGDLLPAREYAWRSTPWEEQANANAHAHGALSAPRSGDEEITPWWRRSPSAVTPPVYPHVERSPSPPIARGWPADDDERQERGEPSGSPAMAPPVRHAPHVEQSTPVPIKSPAAEAVCMPSGSPAMAPPVQPAPHVEQSTPLPAKEPAAVAKVEADAIVQTAANADADQALLGKGATPGGQGCIGQKGEEGDFAIDGHGRQLLGEMNVSKSTEQPKPTESISGDHTDELVQKRYQDNKPADQEIATLDKQKRVGSNDELTPERRSSGVKRQLASGTSLAKKPRSQGSSITCSLCKVTMTSPRALVEHRASLLHRSNLAPLRSGNKATTEAAQPAEKKTEKPEASEWNSSAHHHQNRMYYCDICEVRCSSEKMMASHLAGKRHRERHNSIFM